Proteins encoded within one genomic window of Halocatena marina:
- a CDS encoding helix-turn-helix domain-containing protein gives MSLLPLRGESQSTPNEPRVLGLDNDAADEAFETLTASTTRTVLSIIYDRPSTPTEIRDEIDTSLQNVHYHLGKLEDAGLIEPSGVGYSEKGTEMTVYAPANEAVVLFAGRESDHLRLRDFLRRALGAATVLAGASAILALSFGRFGIFDVKQTGGGPTALEAPTAPAVDPVLMFLLGGVFSLAVIGLFWYFDR, from the coding sequence ATGAGCTTGCTGCCGCTACGTGGGGAGTCACAATCGACCCCGAACGAGCCGCGTGTTCTCGGTCTGGATAACGATGCGGCCGATGAGGCGTTCGAAACGTTGACAGCCTCTACGACTCGGACGGTGCTTTCGATCATCTACGATCGACCATCGACCCCCACTGAAATACGAGACGAAATCGACACATCACTTCAGAACGTTCACTACCACCTCGGGAAGCTGGAGGATGCGGGTCTCATTGAACCCTCTGGGGTTGGGTATTCGGAAAAGGGAACCGAGATGACGGTGTACGCTCCGGCGAACGAGGCCGTTGTGTTGTTCGCGGGTCGAGAGTCTGACCATCTTCGGCTGCGTGATTTCCTCAGGCGTGCACTCGGTGCAGCGACTGTGCTCGCAGGAGCCAGCGCCATTCTTGCACTGTCTTTCGGCCGGTTCGGTATCTTTGACGTAAAGCAGACAGGTGGAGGACCAACAGCACTCGAAGCGCCTACTGCGCCAGCAGTCGATCCAGTGTTGATGTTCCTCTTGGGTGGTGTCTTTTCGCTCGCGGTTATTGGCCTGTTCTGGTATTTCGACCGATAG
- the glpA gene encoding anaerobic glycerol-3-phosphate dehydrogenase subunit GlpA — protein MADSPEVLVIGGGSTGCGIARDLAMRGLDVTLVEKGNLTHGTTGRMHGLLHSGGRYAVSDQASARECIEEARVLSDIASHCVEMTGGLFVQRPEDPDEYFHEKLKGCRECDIPAKVLSSTEARKQEPYLASDIQRAIEVPDGAIDPFRLCVANAASAEQHGARIETHAEVTDVLVEGSDVVGCEVRHESGPGKRVHQSSGTTEKIRADYVVNATGAWAGQIGELAGVDIEVRPSKGVMVIMNVRQVDTVINRCRPKGDADIIVPHETTAILGTTDEEVADPEEYPEEQWEVDLMIDELSELVPILKSARTIRSFWGVRPLYEPPGTGTTDPTDITRDFFLLDHEERDDLRGMTSIVGGKFTTYRMMAEKISDHVCEQFGINTRCRTAQESLPGSDDFDVLREYMEEFGLRSPIGRRSVQRLGSRADEVLKTDRPNPVICECEAVTRAEIQDAIGQSGSDLNAVRIRTRASMGNCQGGICCHRMASELYPDYDESTARAALDELYQERWKGQRHALWGEQLSQAMLNHLLHATTMNRDSDPAHDGTVDFQAFDTGATIKDHNSTEGSSSSGDEEGEHAN, from the coding sequence ATGGCAGATTCTCCGGAGGTACTCGTGATTGGGGGTGGCTCAACTGGATGTGGGATCGCTCGAGATCTCGCAATGCGGGGACTTGATGTCACTCTCGTCGAAAAGGGAAACCTAACACACGGGACGACCGGACGGATGCACGGATTGCTCCACAGCGGCGGTCGGTACGCGGTTTCCGATCAGGCGAGTGCGAGAGAATGCATCGAGGAAGCTCGTGTTCTATCCGATATCGCGAGCCACTGCGTCGAAATGACGGGTGGACTATTCGTCCAGCGTCCCGAAGATCCCGACGAGTACTTCCACGAGAAGCTGAAAGGGTGTCGAGAGTGTGACATTCCTGCCAAAGTGCTCTCATCCACAGAGGCACGCAAACAGGAACCGTATCTCGCATCAGATATCCAACGAGCAATCGAGGTGCCAGATGGTGCTATCGACCCATTTCGGCTCTGTGTTGCAAACGCAGCCAGTGCCGAACAACACGGAGCACGCATCGAGACACACGCTGAAGTCACGGACGTGCTCGTAGAGGGGAGCGACGTCGTCGGATGTGAGGTGCGACACGAATCAGGACCGGGAAAGCGAGTGCATCAGTCGTCTGGAACAACAGAGAAAATTCGAGCCGATTACGTCGTGAACGCCACTGGAGCGTGGGCTGGACAAATCGGTGAGTTGGCTGGTGTCGATATCGAAGTCCGTCCGTCCAAGGGCGTAATGGTCATTATGAACGTCCGACAGGTAGACACCGTCATCAACCGCTGTCGACCGAAAGGGGATGCAGACATCATCGTTCCCCACGAAACGACAGCGATTCTCGGCACGACCGACGAGGAAGTTGCGGATCCCGAGGAGTACCCAGAAGAGCAGTGGGAGGTTGATCTGATGATCGACGAGCTCTCGGAGCTGGTTCCCATTCTCAAGAGTGCTCGTACAATCCGGTCGTTTTGGGGCGTGCGTCCGTTGTATGAACCGCCAGGGACGGGAACGACCGATCCGACAGATATCACGCGGGACTTTTTCCTGCTCGATCACGAGGAGCGTGACGATCTACGGGGAATGACGAGCATTGTCGGCGGAAAGTTCACGACCTATCGGATGATGGCCGAGAAAATCTCTGATCACGTCTGCGAACAGTTCGGGATTAATACACGATGTCGAACCGCACAGGAATCTCTCCCCGGGAGTGATGATTTCGACGTGCTGAGAGAGTATATGGAAGAGTTCGGACTTCGATCACCAATTGGTCGGCGGAGCGTCCAGCGCCTCGGAAGCAGGGCCGACGAGGTGTTGAAGACTGATCGCCCAAACCCAGTCATCTGCGAATGCGAGGCGGTTACCCGCGCAGAAATACAAGACGCGATCGGCCAGTCGGGATCTGACCTTAACGCCGTTCGCATCCGGACCCGTGCCTCGATGGGCAACTGTCAAGGAGGAATTTGCTGTCACCGGATGGCGAGCGAGCTGTACCCCGACTACGACGAATCAACCGCTCGCGCAGCACTCGACGAACTCTATCAGGAACGCTGGAAGGGACAGCGACACGCGCTTTGGGGTGAGCAGCTCTCACAAGCGATGTTGAATCATCTGCTTCACGCGACGACGATGAACCGTGATAGTGATCCCGCGCACGATGGGACGGTTGATTTCCAAGCGTTCGACACCGGTGCCACAATCAAAGACCACAACAGCACCGAAGGGAGCTCGTCGAGCGGAGACGAGGAGGGTGAGCATGCCAATTAG
- the glpB gene encoding glycerol-3-phosphate dehydrogenase subunit GlpB: MPISEDVVVIGGGLSGGVAALMAARTGASVRLISHKESTLRHASGLIDVLGYLPDGTGPIVNPFDALDELPNEHPYSVVGETAVREGLTIFDEIVGEMYAGGHTDTNALVPTQGGTVKPTARYPQSVAAGLASDERDMLLVGFEALSDFDAPLAAEHLAAAGVPFETQGVTVQFPEDLRDDARITRFATALERDSNTRALADAVESHLDGAERVGFPALLSKDTVRSELGTRLGKPVFEIPGGPPSLLGLELAERLFETLDEAGVHISSGVPVVGHETDGNDERVTAVLVDRNGQTHPYHAEQFVLATGGLVGKGIDTDRDGVTEPIFDCYIPHSEDRYDWFSNEAFGDHSFARFGIVPSEGLQPTDANGEIEFENVRAAGSVVGGADIASEKSGSGVSLATGLIAGRNAGEAI; this comes from the coding sequence ATGCCAATTAGCGAGGACGTGGTCGTCATCGGTGGCGGGCTTTCGGGAGGAGTAGCTGCCCTCATGGCGGCACGAACGGGCGCTTCGGTTCGTCTCATCTCGCACAAAGAGAGCACGCTCCGGCACGCGAGCGGACTCATCGATGTGCTCGGATACCTGCCAGACGGAACGGGACCGATCGTGAACCCGTTCGACGCACTCGATGAACTGCCAAACGAGCACCCGTACAGCGTTGTCGGCGAGACCGCCGTCCGCGAAGGATTGACCATCTTCGACGAGATTGTCGGCGAAATGTATGCAGGAGGACACACGGATACGAACGCGCTTGTTCCGACACAAGGTGGAACGGTCAAGCCAACGGCGCGCTATCCGCAATCGGTGGCCGCCGGTCTTGCGAGTGACGAGCGTGATATGCTTCTCGTCGGATTCGAAGCACTGTCGGACTTCGATGCGCCGCTCGCCGCCGAACACCTCGCTGCGGCCGGTGTTCCGTTCGAGACACAGGGAGTGACGGTTCAGTTTCCGGAAGATCTCCGTGACGATGCGAGAATCACGCGCTTTGCGACGGCGCTCGAACGCGACAGCAACACACGAGCGCTCGCTGATGCGGTCGAATCGCATCTCGACGGTGCCGAACGCGTCGGGTTCCCGGCGCTCTTGAGTAAAGACACAGTGCGTAGCGAACTCGGGACCCGCCTCGGGAAGCCTGTGTTCGAAATCCCCGGTGGTCCGCCGAGCCTCCTCGGACTTGAGTTGGCCGAGCGGCTCTTCGAGACACTGGATGAAGCCGGCGTCCACATCAGTAGCGGTGTTCCAGTCGTCGGACACGAGACCGATGGCAACGATGAGCGTGTCACAGCAGTGCTCGTCGATCGAAACGGTCAGACACACCCATACCACGCAGAGCAGTTCGTGCTTGCGACCGGTGGTCTCGTCGGGAAAGGAATCGACACGGATCGAGATGGTGTGACAGAACCAATCTTCGATTGCTACATTCCTCATTCCGAGGATCGATACGACTGGTTCTCCAACGAAGCGTTCGGTGACCATTCGTTCGCCCGGTTCGGCATCGTTCCGAGTGAGGGACTACAACCGACCGACGCCAACGGTGAGATCGAGTTTGAGAACGTGCGAGCGGCGGGAAGCGTCGTCGGTGGAGCGGACATTGCTTCCGAAAAGTCTGGGAGCGGCGTCTCGCTTGCAACCGGACTGATCGCAGGACGAAACGCAGGAGAAGCGATTTGA
- a CDS encoding anaerobic glycerol-3-phosphate dehydrogenase subunit C encodes MSDTEDTHEHEYEHEFDQSDSSPTGPTPVESAEAFDGLNADLRPGADNCYKCTSCDTSCPVAEVDDEFPGPKFQGPEQWRLKRKEDTDIDESIMSCSNCMRCDDACPSSVPLSQMHNTARGEYVEGMDKFSREYIRNRILANYGTLARIGSRVPRLTNAIMGNRVTKWFNERLLGITSEREFPEFAHQTFRKWWNDRGGSQVTSEQKRIAYFHGDYSNFNTPEVAKALVRVFESFGYEIAVPEQRCSGTPMFANGMLADARRAAKFNVETLSALVEDGYDIICSCTSCSMALRQEYPELFDFEGTGEVAAHTYEAVEYLRLHEDLEGELHDSDSEIDHPALAYHAPCHARNQGLHRQALELFRTLDGVDIEDVGDSCSGISGTYGWKSEKYDYSMEIGEEMFEEMKDAEGTTGMTECPTCAMQMKHGTGYEINHPLEVIEAALT; translated from the coding sequence ATGAGTGACACAGAGGACACCCACGAACACGAATACGAACACGAGTTCGATCAATCAGATTCGTCACCGACAGGACCGACTCCCGTCGAATCTGCGGAAGCGTTCGACGGACTGAATGCCGATCTCCGTCCGGGAGCTGACAACTGTTATAAATGCACGTCTTGTGATACATCGTGCCCAGTTGCCGAAGTAGACGACGAGTTCCCCGGTCCGAAGTTTCAGGGACCAGAACAGTGGCGGCTGAAACGAAAGGAGGACACGGATATCGATGAATCGATTATGTCCTGTTCGAACTGCATGCGCTGTGACGACGCCTGTCCATCGAGCGTTCCGCTGAGTCAGATGCACAACACTGCTCGCGGAGAGTACGTCGAAGGGATGGATAAGTTCTCCAGAGAATACATCCGGAACCGTATCCTCGCCAATTACGGAACACTCGCGCGCATCGGGAGTCGGGTCCCCCGTTTAACGAACGCCATCATGGGTAACCGCGTGACGAAGTGGTTCAATGAGCGCTTGCTCGGCATCACGAGCGAACGTGAATTTCCCGAATTCGCACACCAGACGTTCCGCAAGTGGTGGAACGACCGTGGCGGTTCACAGGTCACAAGCGAGCAAAAGCGGATTGCGTACTTCCACGGCGATTATTCGAATTTCAATACGCCCGAAGTAGCAAAGGCGTTAGTCCGTGTGTTCGAGTCGTTTGGCTATGAAATCGCCGTTCCCGAGCAACGCTGTTCCGGAACGCCGATGTTCGCAAACGGAATGCTCGCGGATGCCCGACGGGCCGCGAAGTTTAATGTCGAAACGCTGTCTGCGTTGGTCGAAGATGGGTACGACATCATCTGTTCGTGTACCTCCTGCTCGATGGCACTGAGACAGGAGTATCCCGAGCTGTTCGATTTCGAAGGCACTGGGGAGGTCGCTGCACACACCTACGAGGCGGTCGAATACCTCCGCCTCCACGAGGACCTCGAAGGAGAGCTCCACGACAGCGATAGTGAGATCGACCATCCAGCGCTCGCCTACCACGCACCCTGTCACGCCAGAAATCAAGGTCTTCACCGACAGGCACTCGAACTGTTCCGAACACTCGATGGCGTCGATATCGAGGACGTGGGCGACTCCTGTTCTGGCATCTCGGGAACGTACGGCTGGAAATCAGAGAAATACGACTACTCGATGGAGATCGGCGAGGAGATGTTCGAAGAGATGAAAGACGCAGAGGGGACCACGGGAATGACCGAGTGTCCGACCTGTGCGATGCAGATGAAACACGGAACGGGATACGAAATTAACCATCCGCTCGAAGTGATCGAAGCAGCACTCACTTAG
- a CDS encoding winged helix-turn-helix domain-containing protein — MPSREPAQFLADSPDRAVLLAHLHENPGQPSTVAAALSMSHRSVQRNLSRLTTRGWVEKCDGIYQLTTTGTLIAEEHTTYLDSLSRIEAFDDFFNCLPDHELAPDPRLLESATLVTARPENPQAPVHHYVKSVRSLETETIRMLSPVLSRLFHDAHATLAKRGTHTELVLSTTMVEQARELNPMEFDLIVGLGVLDLYRHPEPIPIGLTLGEQRVLVGAYDEHGQMRSCIDSSKNALFAWAVELFERYQNNATPVTPTRKPPFT, encoded by the coding sequence ATGCCATCGCGCGAACCTGCGCAATTTCTGGCCGATTCTCCCGACAGGGCCGTGCTTCTCGCCCATCTTCACGAGAACCCCGGCCAACCGAGCACCGTCGCAGCAGCACTCTCGATGTCACACCGAAGCGTACAGCGTAATCTCTCTCGGCTTACGACACGCGGCTGGGTCGAAAAATGCGACGGCATCTATCAGCTCACCACGACAGGCACGCTCATCGCAGAAGAGCACACAACCTATCTCGATTCTCTCTCGCGTATCGAAGCGTTCGATGACTTCTTCAACTGTCTTCCCGACCACGAACTCGCGCCAGATCCACGACTGTTAGAGAGTGCGACGCTTGTCACCGCTCGACCCGAGAATCCACAGGCTCCGGTGCACCACTATGTCAAGAGTGTTCGGTCCCTCGAAACGGAAACGATTCGGATGCTATCGCCCGTGCTGAGCCGACTGTTTCACGACGCCCACGCGACGCTCGCAAAGCGTGGGACCCACACAGAACTCGTGTTATCGACAACGATGGTCGAACAGGCGCGAGAATTGAATCCGATGGAATTCGATTTAATCGTGGGACTCGGAGTTCTCGACCTCTATCGCCACCCGGAACCGATTCCGATTGGTCTCACCCTCGGTGAACAACGCGTGCTCGTTGGTGCCTACGACGAACACGGACAGATGCGATCCTGCATCGACTCGTCTAAAAACGCGTTGTTCGCTTGGGCAGTGGAGCTATTCGAACGCTATCAAAACAACGCAACACCCGTCACACCGACTCGAAAACCCCCGTTCACGTGA
- a CDS encoding complex I NDUFA9 subunit family protein, with protein MNVIVVGGTGFIGRPLTHELIDRGHSVTVLSRSPSPVPDGVRSVSGDVRNAESISDAFEGMEAVINLVALSPLFEPSGNVTHKAVHLDGTRNIVEAAKANGVEKIVQMSALGADPDGATAYIRAKGQAEAVVTESPIDQVIVRPSVVFGEGGEFVSFTKALTTPYITGLPGGGGTRFQPIWVGDLVPMLAAVTEDGTYVGKTLELGGPETLTLTEITRFVYRTDGKRVVVLPIPMLFARIGLTIASVIPGVPMGPDQYRSLKFDNTVSDNDVTAFGETADNLRTLTDYLEHDSQRPS; from the coding sequence ATGAATGTTATTGTTGTCGGTGGCACTGGCTTCATCGGACGACCGCTTACACACGAATTGATTGATCGTGGCCATAGTGTGACAGTTCTCTCGCGCTCGCCTTCGCCTGTTCCCGACGGCGTTAGATCGGTATCGGGAGACGTGAGAAACGCCGAATCAATTTCGGATGCATTCGAGGGAATGGAAGCAGTCATCAATCTCGTGGCGCTCTCTCCGCTATTCGAGCCATCAGGGAACGTTACTCACAAAGCAGTTCATCTCGACGGAACTCGGAATATCGTGGAAGCAGCCAAAGCGAACGGTGTCGAGAAAATTGTCCAAATGAGCGCTCTCGGGGCCGATCCCGACGGGGCAACGGCGTATATCCGGGCGAAGGGACAAGCCGAAGCCGTTGTCACCGAGTCGCCGATCGATCAGGTCATTGTTCGTCCGTCGGTCGTGTTCGGCGAAGGAGGAGAGTTTGTCTCGTTTACGAAGGCGTTGACGACCCCCTACATCACGGGATTGCCTGGCGGCGGTGGGACACGATTTCAGCCGATCTGGGTTGGTGATCTCGTTCCGATGCTCGCTGCTGTGACCGAAGATGGGACGTACGTTGGAAAGACACTCGAACTCGGTGGTCCAGAGACTTTGACACTCACTGAGATTACACGATTCGTCTACCGCACAGATGGGAAACGTGTCGTTGTCCTTCCAATTCCGATGCTGTTCGCTCGGATCGGCCTAACGATCGCTAGCGTGATCCCCGGAGTGCCAATGGGACCAGATCAGTACCGGTCACTGAAGTTCGATAACACCGTCAGTGACAATGACGTGACAGCGTTCGGTGAAACGGCCGACAACCTCCGGACACTGACCGATTACCTCGAACACGACTCACAGCGCCCATCGTGA
- a CDS encoding cupin domain-containing protein produces the protein MVLNRYDPPKPASGEIESDELAVTDDALVKVFALGPGAELSAHEHSASTNVFHVLEGTVTVIQDDTEETVHAPGVILHERGVAHGARNDTDSVAVLTASLCPMP, from the coding sequence ATGGTACTCAATCGGTATGACCCGCCAAAGCCCGCATCTGGAGAGATCGAATCAGACGAACTGGCTGTCACGGACGACGCACTCGTCAAAGTCTTCGCACTCGGTCCGGGCGCGGAGCTCTCGGCGCACGAACACAGCGCTTCGACGAACGTCTTTCACGTCCTCGAAGGCACAGTGACAGTGATACAAGACGACACCGAAGAAACCGTCCACGCACCCGGTGTCATCCTCCACGAACGTGGGGTTGCTCATGGGGCACGCAATGACACAGACTCGGTTGCTGTCCTGACCGCAAGCCTCTGTCCGATGCCATAG
- a CDS encoding 5-formyltetrahydrofolate cyclo-ligase, translating into MDKQALRERIWDKLDESGTARFPFPPHGRIPNFDGAADAAERLAQNTAWQEASTIKSNPDSPQRPVRKRALAAGKTVYMAVPRLRDEACFLRLDPDSIDDYDHATTINGSFEVGEQVTPEAMETIDLIVSGSVAITESGGRIGKGEGYSDLEFAILRECGLVDDETTTATTVHEIQLIDDEVPEAPHDVPIDLVVTPQQTVRDERREKPSGLRWTNLSEERIDEIPILQHLMDEQ; encoded by the coding sequence ATGGACAAACAAGCACTCCGCGAGCGCATTTGGGATAAACTCGATGAGTCCGGTACGGCCCGGTTTCCGTTTCCTCCTCACGGAAGAATCCCCAACTTCGACGGTGCGGCGGACGCCGCAGAGCGACTAGCGCAGAACACAGCGTGGCAGGAAGCGAGTACGATCAAATCGAATCCAGATTCGCCACAGCGACCCGTGCGAAAGCGCGCGTTAGCAGCAGGCAAAACCGTTTACATGGCTGTTCCCCGACTTCGAGACGAGGCGTGCTTCCTCCGGCTTGACCCAGATTCAATCGATGATTACGATCACGCGACGACGATCAACGGCTCCTTCGAGGTTGGCGAGCAGGTCACTCCCGAAGCGATGGAGACGATCGATCTCATTGTGAGCGGGAGTGTCGCAATCACCGAGAGCGGCGGACGGATCGGAAAAGGGGAAGGCTACAGTGATCTAGAGTTCGCTATTCTCCGTGAGTGCGGGCTGGTTGATGATGAAACCACGACCGCGACCACAGTCCACGAGATCCAGCTCATCGATGATGAGGTCCCTGAAGCACCACACGACGTCCCGATCGATCTGGTCGTTACGCCACAGCAAACTGTTCGAGACGAGAGGCGTGAAAAGCCGTCCGGTCTCCGATGGACGAATCTGTCCGAGGAGCGGATCGACGAGATTCCGATTCTCCAGCATCTGATGGACGAACAGTGA
- a CDS encoding short-chain fatty acid transporter, with protein sequence MSSQTTNSRSGGNVFERAGHRLADVVEQWMPSPFLFAIILSYVVFFAGIVVEGAGVGDMVSYWFDGFWAFLEFAMQMVLILMTGFVIAYHPRVNDGIKRLTQVPSTGRQAVVMVGVFSMAIAWIHWGFSLILGAIFAREMGETAVENDIDVHYPLLCVAGYMGLGLTWHWGLSGSAPLLLATEGNEFIELGVIDSIVSTTQTIFNPYALILTSLSIVYAAVMLFFLSPAPQRSRSIRDYLSAEELDEEDDTSDEDVDSDAQTPAERIDNSRILGGVIGLTGVIYVAYLFATQGLDALNLNVVNFGFLFIGLAIYTQPAVYRARFGEAATAAAGIILLFPFFAGIQGMMNASGLSTRLAETLLSVSTPETFPVIAWVTGSIVNLFVPSGGGEWIVLGPSVIQAAQELGIPVGQATIAYAVGDAHTNLLNPFWAIPLLAITGLKAREMFGYAVAMLLLLIPFLTIVLLVLPY encoded by the coding sequence ATGTCATCACAGACCACAAACTCACGATCAGGTGGGAACGTATTCGAGCGGGCGGGCCACCGTCTAGCAGATGTCGTCGAACAGTGGATGCCGAGTCCGTTCCTGTTCGCGATTATTCTGAGCTACGTGGTGTTCTTCGCGGGCATTGTCGTTGAAGGAGCTGGCGTCGGTGATATGGTTTCGTACTGGTTCGACGGCTTCTGGGCGTTTCTGGAATTCGCCATGCAAATGGTACTCATTCTGATGACAGGCTTTGTCATTGCCTACCATCCGCGAGTGAACGATGGAATTAAGCGGTTGACACAGGTCCCCTCAACCGGTCGTCAGGCGGTTGTTATGGTCGGTGTCTTCTCGATGGCAATCGCGTGGATCCACTGGGGCTTCAGTCTCATTCTCGGTGCGATCTTCGCCCGCGAGATGGGTGAAACTGCCGTGGAGAACGATATTGACGTTCACTATCCGCTGTTGTGTGTTGCCGGCTATATGGGGCTTGGACTGACGTGGCATTGGGGTCTCTCGGGATCGGCACCGCTGTTACTCGCCACAGAGGGTAACGAATTCATCGAACTCGGTGTCATCGACTCGATCGTCAGCACAACGCAGACCATCTTCAACCCGTACGCGCTCATTCTAACGAGTCTCTCGATCGTTTACGCTGCTGTCATGCTGTTTTTCCTCTCACCAGCACCCCAGCGATCACGCTCGATTCGGGACTATCTCTCTGCAGAGGAACTTGATGAGGAAGATGATACCTCCGATGAAGACGTCGATTCAGACGCCCAGACACCAGCTGAGCGCATCGACAACAGCCGCATTCTTGGTGGCGTCATCGGGCTCACGGGCGTCATCTACGTGGCGTATCTGTTCGCAACGCAAGGGTTGGATGCTCTCAACCTGAACGTTGTCAATTTCGGCTTCCTATTCATCGGATTAGCAATCTACACACAGCCAGCAGTCTACCGAGCACGGTTCGGCGAGGCGGCTACAGCCGCCGCAGGAATCATCTTGCTGTTCCCGTTTTTCGCGGGCATTCAGGGAATGATGAACGCCTCTGGACTTTCGACGAGGCTGGCAGAGACCTTACTGTCCGTATCAACCCCGGAGACGTTCCCCGTCATCGCGTGGGTGACTGGCTCCATCGTCAACCTGTTCGTTCCTTCTGGCGGCGGCGAGTGGATCGTCCTCGGGCCATCTGTCATCCAAGCCGCCCAAGAACTCGGCATCCCAGTAGGTCAAGCAACCATCGCGTACGCTGTTGGTGATGCACACACCAATCTGCTCAACCCGTTCTGGGCGATTCCCCTGCTGGCAATCACTGGCCTCAAAGCCCGCGAAATGTTCGGCTACGCTGTCGCAATGTTGCTCTTGCTCATTCCCTTCCTGACGATCGTCCTGCTCGTCCTTCCGTACTGA
- a CDS encoding molybdenum cofactor biosynthesis protein B, protein MDDSHDHHDHHAHDDHHDHDHGHHDHDVSSPGMAVLTISSSRTVDDDPAGDTIEAILRAADHRIVVRDLVTDEHSAIESLIDEYTDDPRIGAIITTGGTGVTPDDVTIEAVSSLFSKELPGFGELFRTLSYEEIGSRVVGTRATAGLVDDVPVFCLPGSENAVRLGTEDIIVHELPHLVGLAQRQPEH, encoded by the coding sequence ATGGACGACTCACACGACCATCATGATCATCACGCTCACGACGACCACCATGACCACGACCATGGCCACCATGACCACGACGTTAGCAGTCCCGGTATGGCAGTACTGACAATTTCATCTTCACGGACGGTTGACGACGATCCCGCTGGCGACACGATTGAAGCGATCCTTCGAGCAGCCGATCATCGTATTGTCGTGCGGGATCTCGTTACTGACGAGCACAGCGCGATCGAGTCGCTCATCGATGAGTACACTGACGATCCACGAATTGGCGCCATCATCACAACGGGTGGCACTGGTGTTACGCCAGACGATGTGACCATTGAGGCTGTCTCGTCGTTGTTCTCGAAGGAGCTTCCTGGTTTCGGGGAACTGTTCCGGACCCTCTCGTACGAAGAAATCGGATCCCGGGTTGTCGGAACGCGCGCCACCGCAGGCCTCGTTGACGACGTTCCCGTGTTCTGCCTTCCAGGAAGCGAGAACGCCGTACGGCTTGGAACCGAGGATATCATTGTGCACGAACTTCCGCATCTCGTCGGATTGGCACAGCGCCAGCCAGAGCACTGA
- a CDS encoding zinc-binding dehydrogenase gives MKAVQFTEHGDRSVLSYDEFSDPEISPNEVLIDVKAAALNHLDVHTRRGLPGVDLEMPHIPGSDAAGVIREVGSNVTRFEEGDHAAVAAGRYCGACEFCRHGQESMCENYHLIGEHVRGVHAELAAVPEENLVPVPDNVDWYTAGSVSLVFQTAWRMLVSRAELTAGERVLVLGSSGGVGHAAVQIADYVGAEVYATASSEEKLEHARECGADHCINYEEASFKNEIRDLTDGRGVDVVVDHVGPATWNDSMKSLAKGGRLVTCGATTGPTAETNINRVFWNQLQIIGSTMATPGETDDILELVWDGTFDPHIRATLPMSEITRAHEMLEDREGFGKVVIVPDSEYDE, from the coding sequence ATGAAGGCTGTGCAGTTCACGGAGCACGGTGATCGGAGCGTACTCTCCTACGATGAGTTCTCAGATCCTGAGATTTCGCCCAACGAGGTACTCATCGATGTAAAGGCAGCCGCACTGAACCACCTTGACGTGCATACCCGCCGTGGATTGCCGGGCGTCGATTTGGAGATGCCCCATATTCCAGGCAGCGATGCTGCTGGCGTCATCCGCGAGGTTGGTTCGAACGTGACTCGCTTCGAAGAAGGCGATCACGCGGCCGTCGCGGCAGGGCGCTACTGCGGCGCCTGTGAGTTCTGCCGACACGGACAGGAATCGATGTGCGAGAACTACCATCTCATCGGTGAGCACGTCCGCGGCGTCCACGCGGAACTCGCGGCTGTTCCCGAGGAAAATCTCGTCCCCGTTCCAGACAATGTTGATTGGTACACCGCCGGGTCGGTGTCACTCGTCTTCCAGACCGCGTGGCGGATGTTGGTTTCCCGAGCCGAACTCACCGCTGGAGAACGCGTTCTTGTCCTCGGCTCGAGTGGTGGTGTCGGCCATGCAGCGGTCCAGATTGCGGATTACGTTGGTGCAGAGGTGTATGCGACCGCAAGCAGCGAGGAAAAGCTCGAACACGCACGCGAATGTGGTGCAGACCATTGCATCAACTACGAGGAAGCGTCGTTCAAAAACGAAATCCGTGACCTGACCGACGGACGAGGCGTCGATGTTGTCGTCGATCACGTCGGACCGGCGACGTGGAATGATTCGATGAAATCCCTTGCGAAGGGCGGCCGACTCGTCACGTGTGGAGCGACGACCGGCCCAACGGCTGAGACGAACATCAACCGCGTCTTCTGGAACCAACTACAGATCATCGGCTCCACGATGGCGACGCCAGGGGAGACCGACGACATACTCGAACTCGTCTGGGATGGGACGTTCGATCCCCACATTCGAGCGACGCTTCCAATGAGCGAGATCACCCGCGCTCACGAGATGCTCGAAGACCGAGAGGGATTCGGTAAGGTCGTCATCGTCCCCGATAGCGAGTATGACGAATAA